CGTGCTGATCGCCAACCAGCGCGGCATCGTGCCCGGCGCCATTGTCGCGGTCCGCCCGGTCGGCGTGCTGAAGATGATCGATGAAGCCGGCGGCGACGAGAAGATCGTCGCCGTGCCCGTGCCGCGGCTGACCCGGCGTTATGAGAATGTCCATGAGGCGACCGACCTGCCGGAAATCACCCGCCAGCAGATCGAGCATTTCTTCACCCACTACAAGGATCTCGAGCCCGGCAAATGGGTCAAGGTCGAGGGTTGGGGCGATGCGGCGGAAGCCCGCAGGCTAATCGAAGAAGCCATGGAGCGGGCCAACAAGGCCAAGACCTGACGACAAATCGGACCTGACGACAATCGGGCCTGACGACAATCCGGCCCGACGACGTCCGACGAAACCACCGGCCGGGATCAGCCCGGCCGCTTCGGACCGGCGGCCAGCGCCTCGGCCACCTTGGCGCGGATGTCGGCCAGCGAGAACGGCTTGGTCACCACGTCGTGGATCAGCGCGTCGAGCCCGTGGGCACGTTCGCGCTGGTCGGCATAACCGGTCATCAAGAGGATGATCAGGTTGGGAAATTGCGGCGCGGCGGCCAGCGCCAGGGCAATGCCGTCCATCAGCGGCATGCGGATATCGGTCAATAACAGGTCGAAGGCGCCGTTCTCGCGTTCGAGCAATTCGAGCGCCTCGGCGCCGTCACGGGTTTCGACCACCACGTGACCGTCGATCTCCAAGGCCCGGCGGACAAAGATCCGGACCGGTTCGTCGTCCTCGGCGATCAGCACGCGCGCCATGGCCGATCAGTCCTCGATGACACCGACAAAGGGCAATTGCCGCCAGGCATGGGCGACGTCCATGCCGTAACCGACCACGAAGACGTCGGGGCAGACGAAGCCGACATAGTCGGGTTGCAGGTTGATGGCACGTTTGCCGGGCTTTTCCAGCAGCACGCAGGTCCTGACACTCCTGGCGCCGCGCGCGCTCAGGAGATCCTTTGCATAGGTCAGCGTCCGGCCGCTTTCCAGGATGTCGTCGACCAGCAGCACGTCGCGATCGGCGACCGGGCTTTCGACGTCGTGCAGAATGCGCACCGAACCGCTGGAGACGGTGCCTTCGAGATAGCTCGACAGCGACATGAACTCGACCTCCGGCGCCATGCCGGCGGCGTCCATCGCG
This portion of the Phreatobacter stygius genome encodes:
- a CDS encoding response regulator, whose amino-acid sequence is MARVLIAEDDEPVRIFVRRALEIDGHVVVETRDGAEALELLERENGAFDLLLTDIRMPLMDGIALALAAAPQFPNLIILLMTGYADQRERAHGLDALIHDVVTKPFSLADIRAKVAEALAAGPKRPG
- the hpt gene encoding hypoxanthine phosphoribosyltransferase, which gives rise to MDRSKIRVLFSAEAIAQRQKELVSEIAGTNPERLLVIAVLKGSFVFAADLIRAMDAAGMAPEVEFMSLSSYLEGTVSSGSVRILHDVESPVADRDVLLVDDILESGRTLTYAKDLLSARGARSVRTCVLLEKPGKRAINLQPDYVGFVCPDVFVVGYGMDVAHAWRQLPFVGVIED
- the ppa gene encoding inorganic diphosphatase, producing the protein MRIDAVSIGKNPPHEVNVIVEVPVGGEPIKYEMDKEAGTLVVDRFLYTSMRYPGNYGFIPHTLSEDGDPCDVLIANQRGIVPGAIVAVRPVGVLKMIDEAGGDEKIVAVPVPRLTRRYENVHEATDLPEITRQQIEHFFTHYKDLEPGKWVKVEGWGDAAEARRLIEEAMERANKAKT